GCCGAGGAAGAAGATCCGCTTGTCCGCCGGGCCGGACAGGCCCTCGGACCGGCCCTCCAGTGTCGAGGCGCCGTCCGCGGAGGAGGTGAAGTTGGCCTGCACCCAGGGCCCGTCGAGGGCCTCCGGGTATCCGTAGATCCGTTCCAGGTCGTCGTCGGAGAGGTCGTCGAGGAGGTCGGGCCACACGCTGCGCACGATCTCCATCACATCACGGCCGGAGGGCACCGGCTCGCCGCCGTGCTCCCGATACCCTGGGCGGATGCCCGCGCACCTCACCGACCGGCGTCCCGAGCTGGGGGCGGACGAGCTGATCGCCGCACTGGTGCCGCCGCCGCGCTTCGACGCCGTGCGGTTCGCCACCTACGTGCCGAACCCGGACGAGCCGAGCCAGGCGCAGGCCGTGCGGGACTGCTCGGCGTTCGCGGCGCGCATCGGCGCAGCGGCCCCGAAGAAGTCGAAGCTGCGGGCGCTGTTCGGCGGGGGATCGGCGCCCGACCCGGCGACCCTCGGCCTCTACCTCGACGGCGGGTTCGGCGTGGGCAAGACCCACCTGCTCGCCTCCACCTGGCACGACGCGCCCTCGCCCAAGGCCTACGGCACGTTCGTCGAGCTGACCCACCTGGTCGGCGCGCTCGGGTTCGGCGAGGCGGTGCGGCGGCTGTCGGAGCACCGGCTGCTCGCGATCGACGAGTTCGAGCTGGACGACCCTGGCGACACGATGCTGGTCACCCGCCTGCTGCGGGAGCTGACCGACGCCGGTGTGCACGTGGCGGCGACCTCGAACACGCTGCCGGACAAGCTGGGCGAGGGCCGGTTCGCGGCCGAGGACTTCCTGCGGGAGATCCAGTCGCTGTCGTCGCGGTTCTCCGTGGTGCGGGTGGACGGGCCGGACTACCGCCACCGCGGGCTGCCCGAGGCGCCGCCGCCGGTGGACGAGGAGACCCTGCTGACGTCGGCGGAGACCCGTGAGGGCGCGACGCTGGACGACTTCGACGCGCTGTGCGCCCACCTGGCGACGCTGCACCCGTCCCGCTACGGCCGTCTCGTCGACGGCGTGTCCGTCGTGCACGTCCGCGGTGTGCGGCCGGCGCCGGACCAGAACGTCGCGCTGCGGCTGGTCGCCTTCGCCGACCGG
The sequence above is a segment of the Amycolatopsis viridis genome. Coding sequences within it:
- the zapE gene encoding cell division protein ZapE; translated protein: MPAHLTDRRPELGADELIAALVPPPRFDAVRFATYVPNPDEPSQAQAVRDCSAFAARIGAAAPKKSKLRALFGGGSAPDPATLGLYLDGGFGVGKTHLLASTWHDAPSPKAYGTFVELTHLVGALGFGEAVRRLSEHRLLAIDEFELDDPGDTMLVTRLLRELTDAGVHVAATSNTLPDKLGEGRFAAEDFLREIQSLSSRFSVVRVDGPDYRHRGLPEAPPPVDEETLLTSAETREGATLDDFDALCAHLATLHPSRYGRLVDGVSVVHVRGVRPAPDQNVALRLVAFADRLYDRAIPVVVSGESLAALFTEEMLQGGYRKKYLRAVSRLTALARDAASVS